In Edaphobacter paludis, a single window of DNA contains:
- a CDS encoding N-acetyltransferase, producing MPVATQLEILDLRHFSARQLRPLLESEAEVWEQRLRWNYRGSTELLLQYLDSRILPGFVALDRGRVCGFTFCVYEGNKAVVGDAYAVAGDQEQALHITHTLLQHLLDLLLHSPGINRIEAQLLLYNAGSVDQSFKETGFTLYPRLFMEYDFAPSADKDALPHNIEICRWSPDHYQPAAELIHEAYTGHIDSLINDQYCSLHGSLRFLHNIVRFPGCGIFDATNSWILRDTRTGALVGMVLCSRVADDVAHITQLCISNNWRGHHLGRTLLRHCMAQLSQSDFKAITLTVTEANHQAVKLYEALGFRTRHRFEAMVLNKA from the coding sequence ATGCCAGTCGCAACTCAACTCGAGATCCTAGACCTCCGGCACTTCTCCGCACGACAACTGCGGCCGCTGCTCGAGTCCGAGGCAGAAGTCTGGGAGCAGCGTCTTCGCTGGAACTACCGTGGCTCTACAGAACTCCTCCTGCAGTATCTCGATTCCCGCATCCTGCCCGGCTTCGTCGCGCTCGACCGCGGCCGCGTCTGCGGCTTCACCTTCTGCGTCTACGAAGGCAACAAGGCTGTCGTAGGCGATGCCTATGCCGTAGCCGGCGATCAGGAGCAGGCCCTCCACATCACCCACACCCTCCTGCAGCACCTGCTCGACCTTCTTCTGCACTCTCCTGGCATCAACCGCATCGAGGCGCAGCTTCTCCTCTACAACGCAGGTTCGGTGGATCAGAGTTTCAAGGAAACCGGCTTCACCCTGTACCCGCGCCTGTTCATGGAGTATGACTTTGCGCCGTCTGCCGATAAAGATGCGCTTCCGCACAACATAGAGATCTGCCGCTGGTCACCCGACCACTATCAGCCCGCCGCCGAGTTGATCCACGAGGCCTACACCGGCCACATCGATTCGCTCATCAATGATCAGTACTGCTCACTCCACGGCTCGCTTCGTTTCCTGCACAACATCGTGCGCTTTCCCGGCTGCGGCATCTTCGACGCCACGAACTCATGGATACTCCGCGACACCCGCACAGGCGCGCTCGTCGGTATGGTTCTCTGTTCCCGCGTGGCCGACGATGTTGCCCACATCACTCAGCTATGCATCTCCAACAACTGGCGTGGCCATCATCTTGGACGAACGCTTCTGCGCCACTGCATGGCGCAGTTATCTCAATCTGATTTCAAGGCAATAACTCTCACCGTTACCGAAGCCAACCATCAAGCCGTGAAGCTCTATGAAGCCCTCGGCTTTCGCACCCGTCATCGCTTCGAAGCCATGGTGCTCAACAAAGCCTGA
- a CDS encoding VanZ family protein, producing MRDLQTTQLGSTGPTLPMAWLPAIFGLVVISVESTAMMRGANTGRWLTDLCNSIWGSVDGSAVATANIVLRKVGHFAGYGTLGLLFRRGWYASLRRRWMGTRSGLRGAAMALAVLSTFLVASLDEWHQQFLAGRVSSRYDVLLDTLGAFLFNLVLLKVLAWRRTRMVG from the coding sequence ATGAGAGATTTGCAGACTACGCAGTTGGGGTCGACCGGACCTACGCTGCCCATGGCGTGGCTGCCAGCGATCTTTGGATTGGTGGTAATTTCGGTGGAATCGACTGCCATGATGCGGGGAGCGAATACAGGGCGATGGTTGACGGACCTGTGTAATTCGATCTGGGGAAGCGTCGATGGATCGGCGGTTGCAACGGCGAATATTGTGCTGCGGAAGGTGGGCCACTTTGCCGGGTATGGAACGCTGGGCCTGCTGTTCCGCAGGGGATGGTATGCGAGCCTGCGACGGCGATGGATGGGGACACGGAGTGGCCTGCGCGGTGCGGCCATGGCGCTGGCGGTGCTAAGTACATTTCTGGTGGCGAGCCTCGATGAGTGGCATCAGCAGTTTCTGGCGGGGCGGGTTAGCAGCCGGTATGACGTTCTGCTCGACACCCTTGGAGCGTTTCTATTCAATCTGGTTTTGCTGAAGGTTCTGGCGTGGCGGCGTACCCGCATGGTTGGGTAG
- the guaB gene encoding IMP dehydrogenase codes for MITSPIPEALTFDDVLLVPAYSDIIPTQVSTQTQLTKNISLNTPLVSAAMDTVTESRLAIAMAQQGGLGVVHRNLSIEQQAGEIDKVKRSESGMIVDPVTIDPEQTIAAALEVMRRYKISGVPVTKNKKLVGILTNRDLRFVSRTDLTIDSVMTKTNLITVPVGTTLEEAEHILHQHRVEKLLVVNDDYELKGLITVKDIQKKLKYPNASKDSQGRLRVAGAIGATGDFLERAAELVAARVDALAIDSAHGHSSRVLEAVAEVKKRFPDVDLMAGNIATYEGAMALINAGADAIKVGIGPGSICTTRMVTGAGMPQITAISEAYRAASQHGIPVIADGGIKYSGDVAKAIAAGASVVMIGSLFAGVDESPGETILYQGRSFKAYRGMGSLSAMSQGSGERYFQGKEDIDEASSAERPSLTAREGSSSNRLGKFVPEGIEGRVPHRGPLEAMVYQLVGGLRSGMGYLGCSTIGELQTNARFIRISNAGLRESHVHDVIITREAPNYHVE; via the coding sequence ATGATCACTTCCCCGATTCCTGAGGCCCTCACCTTCGATGACGTCCTCCTCGTTCCTGCCTATAGCGACATCATTCCAACCCAGGTAAGCACGCAGACGCAACTGACCAAGAACATCAGCCTGAACACGCCTCTGGTATCGGCGGCGATGGATACGGTCACCGAGTCGCGGCTGGCGATTGCCATGGCGCAACAGGGGGGGCTGGGCGTCGTCCACCGCAACCTGAGCATCGAACAGCAGGCGGGCGAGATCGACAAGGTCAAGCGGTCAGAGAGCGGGATGATCGTCGATCCCGTGACCATCGACCCGGAGCAGACGATTGCGGCGGCGCTGGAGGTGATGCGCCGGTACAAGATCTCGGGTGTGCCGGTGACCAAGAATAAAAAGCTGGTCGGCATCTTGACTAACCGCGACCTGCGTTTTGTGTCGCGCACCGATCTGACCATCGACTCGGTAATGACGAAGACGAACCTGATCACGGTTCCGGTGGGCACGACGCTCGAAGAGGCAGAACATATTCTGCATCAGCACCGGGTCGAGAAGCTGCTGGTCGTCAACGACGATTATGAGCTGAAGGGCCTGATTACGGTCAAAGACATTCAAAAGAAGTTGAAGTATCCCAACGCCTCGAAGGACAGCCAGGGTCGGCTTCGGGTTGCGGGAGCGATTGGCGCTACGGGAGATTTCCTGGAACGGGCTGCAGAGTTGGTGGCGGCTCGGGTGGATGCTCTGGCGATTGATTCCGCGCATGGTCACTCTTCGCGAGTTCTGGAAGCGGTTGCCGAGGTGAAGAAACGCTTCCCTGACGTCGATCTGATGGCGGGCAATATCGCGACTTATGAAGGTGCCATGGCACTCATTAATGCTGGCGCGGATGCTATCAAGGTTGGGATTGGGCCGGGATCGATCTGCACAACGCGTATGGTGACGGGTGCGGGGATGCCGCAGATCACGGCCATCTCGGAGGCGTACCGCGCGGCCAGTCAGCATGGGATTCCGGTGATTGCGGATGGCGGTATCAAGTACTCGGGCGATGTGGCCAAGGCGATTGCCGCAGGAGCGAGCGTGGTGATGATTGGCTCGCTGTTTGCCGGAGTGGATGAGAGCCCGGGCGAGACGATTTTGTACCAGGGGCGATCGTTTAAGGCGTATCGCGGAATGGGTTCGCTGTCGGCGATGTCCCAGGGCTCGGGCGAGCGGTATTTTCAGGGCAAGGAAGATATCGACGAGGCGTCGAGCGCGGAGAGGCCGTCACTGACGGCGCGTGAGGGCTCCTCATCGAACCGGTTGGGCAAGTTCGTCCCGGAAGGGATTGAAGGCCGTGTGCCCCATCGTGGGCCGCTGGAGGCGATGGTTTATCAGTTAGTGGGTGGATTGCGGTCGGGCATGGGATATCTGGGATGCTCGACCATTGGGGAGTTGCAGACGAATGCACGGTTTATACGGATCTCGAACGCCGGGCTGCGCGAAAGCCATGTGCATGACGTGATCATTACCCGGGAAGCCCCGAACTATCATGTGGAGTAA
- the rimP gene encoding ribosome maturation factor RimP, whose product MSLKLDTIRATAQRVAASHNLDLVDIEFQGGGKFRTLRIFIEKNAVERAKLAETANPDELPKGVPVEMLSGVTHEDCAQFAQDFSNILDVEDLIPGAEYTLEVSSPGLERKLASSEDFTRFQGNLVKIQTFTPINNNRQWQGRLTKFTDNIATVDLSAIKQKGKAKKAVTEQTVDIPLANIEKANLVAEI is encoded by the coding sequence ATGTCGCTGAAATTAGACACAATCCGAGCTACCGCGCAACGCGTCGCAGCGTCTCACAACCTCGACCTCGTCGACATCGAGTTCCAGGGTGGAGGCAAGTTCCGCACCCTTCGCATCTTCATTGAAAAGAATGCAGTGGAGCGCGCGAAACTGGCCGAAACGGCGAATCCCGACGAACTGCCCAAGGGAGTTCCCGTTGAGATGCTCTCCGGAGTGACTCACGAGGATTGCGCGCAGTTTGCGCAGGACTTCAGCAACATCCTCGATGTCGAAGACCTGATTCCCGGAGCCGAATACACGCTCGAGGTCTCTTCGCCCGGCTTGGAACGAAAGCTGGCCAGCTCCGAGGATTTCACCAGATTTCAAGGAAATCTGGTGAAGATTCAGACTTTTACGCCGATCAACAATAACCGGCAATGGCAGGGCCGGCTCACGAAATTCACAGACAACATCGCGACCGTCGACCTTTCTGCCATCAAGCAAAAAGGCAAAGCCAAGAAGGCCGTAACCGAACAGACCGTTGATATTCCGTTGGCAAATATCGAAAAAGCAAACCTTGTAGCGGAGATCTAA
- the nusA gene encoding transcription termination factor NusA, translating to MASVLYQSIETLSRDKGIEPEVVVGAVEDAIALATRKYYKTQENMRAEMDRETGEIRAYVYKTVVETPEQVEDEVNQMTLEQARELAPEVEVGGELRFYKDTTPLGRIAAQMAKQVIFQKVREAERDTVFNEYNHRAGEVLNATVKRLEPMDVIFDLGKAEARMPKREQSRLEQFAVGERVRVVLLRVDRAAKGPQVIVSRAAPALVQNLFQSEVPEIYDGTVSIRAIAREAGERTKIAVMSRDKDVDPVGACVGMKGMRVQSIIRELRGEKIDIIEFSEEITTFAEKALQPAKVSRVSITDLAEKQIEVIVDDTQLSLAIGKKGQNVRLAAKLLQWKIDIKSEEEKRQEVEQQMQAMSGGPTTAIEQVTELGDAVLEKLIAAGITTVEALADMTPEQLEEVPGIGEKTVEKISVAVRHYFGQYEEGEERPAVQAPAVEAASESEEPQGDTMTKTPEALLVEAAETGTAEEVDDISAEEIAEAEDEVTDAFSDADAREEQIESDNDTVDSLVNESQEISDEGIDNDGHDRG from the coding sequence ATGGCAAGTGTTTTGTATCAATCAATTGAGACGTTAAGCCGGGACAAGGGAATCGAGCCCGAAGTCGTTGTAGGCGCAGTCGAAGACGCCATCGCCCTCGCCACCCGCAAATACTACAAAACGCAGGAGAACATGCGCGCGGAGATGGACCGCGAGACGGGCGAAATCCGTGCGTATGTTTACAAGACCGTTGTAGAGACGCCCGAGCAGGTGGAAGACGAGGTCAATCAGATGACCCTCGAACAGGCCCGCGAACTTGCTCCTGAGGTCGAAGTAGGTGGCGAGCTCCGCTTCTATAAGGACACCACGCCCCTCGGCCGCATCGCCGCGCAGATGGCCAAGCAGGTCATCTTCCAGAAGGTCCGCGAGGCCGAACGCGACACTGTCTTCAACGAGTACAACCACCGCGCCGGTGAAGTCCTGAACGCCACGGTGAAGCGTCTTGAGCCGATGGACGTCATCTTCGATCTCGGCAAGGCCGAGGCCCGCATGCCCAAGCGCGAGCAGTCCCGCCTGGAGCAGTTCGCCGTGGGCGAGCGCGTTCGTGTGGTGTTGCTCCGCGTTGACCGCGCCGCCAAGGGCCCGCAGGTCATCGTCTCCCGCGCCGCGCCGGCATTGGTGCAGAACTTGTTCCAGTCTGAGGTCCCCGAGATCTACGACGGCACGGTCAGCATTCGGGCCATTGCGCGTGAGGCTGGTGAGCGCACCAAGATCGCTGTCATGAGCCGAGATAAAGACGTCGACCCGGTCGGTGCCTGCGTCGGCATGAAGGGCATGCGCGTACAGTCGATCATTCGCGAGCTGCGCGGCGAAAAGATTGACATCATCGAGTTCTCCGAAGAGATCACCACGTTTGCCGAAAAGGCGCTGCAACCCGCAAAGGTCAGCCGCGTCTCGATCACTGATCTTGCCGAGAAGCAGATCGAGGTCATCGTCGACGACACCCAGCTCTCACTCGCCATTGGCAAGAAGGGCCAGAACGTTCGCCTCGCCGCCAAGCTATTGCAATGGAAGATCGATATCAAGAGCGAAGAGGAGAAGCGTCAGGAGGTCGAGCAGCAGATGCAGGCCATGTCCGGCGGCCCGACGACTGCGATCGAGCAGGTCACCGAGCTTGGCGACGCTGTACTCGAGAAGCTCATCGCCGCAGGTATCACCACGGTCGAAGCGTTGGCCGACATGACTCCCGAGCAGCTTGAAGAGGTTCCGGGCATCGGCGAAAAGACCGTGGAGAAGATTTCTGTAGCAGTTCGCCACTACTTCGGCCAGTATGAAGAAGGCGAGGAGCGCCCTGCTGTTCAAGCTCCCGCAGTCGAAGCGGCATCTGAGAGCGAAGAGCCGCAAGGAGACACCATGACTAAGACCCCGGAAGCACTTCTTGTTGAAGCAGCCGAAACCGGCACCGCTGAAGAGGTGGACGATATCTCTGCGGAAGAGATTGCCGAAGCCGAAGATGAAGTAACCGACGCATTCAGTGACGCGGATGCGCGCGAAGAGCAGATTGAGTCAGACAACGACACCGTAGATTCCCTGGTGAATGAGAGCCAGGAGATCTCCGACGAAGGCATCGATAACGATGGACATGATCGTGGCTAG
- the infB gene encoding translation initiation factor IF-2 translates to MSKVRINDLARELEVKSRPILDALEAIGITGKTHSSSIEADQAERVRSYFNGGSRTASAGRQAVEAKPKFDLSKVSKPGDALKAILERKQAEAAAKAAPPRPTAVVAAPPPVSAHTAPVASRVVAAPAVPVPTVTASASAPAAAPAPRRIVPLPRQAANIITPAPPPVPAIASKPPVGPVIARPPAAAPVSAHAPAVVTPPVVVAPPVAVKPAAAAPVPAAAPPASTPQPATPVAAAPASAPAPEAAEAVVEPATAPAPVVPAGPPARRVIMPQTGPRPIYTAPPVAPGAPARSRPIFERPRPQSPGAPGSRPTSMAPGARRPMHPTRTYPGGPSGPGGAPGRPGFAPGAPRPGFGARPGFGARPGAPGAAPGAMPGPGEKPGMRPAARPASRRGNQRYEKSKEGPMKGFQPPSRFGGAPVSREPLPITRTITVTEGISVKDLAEKLDVRGKDLIASLLMKGVFVTVNQSLEGELVKDVARQFGADAQVISVEEQLENEAIEGFLEDTTGMVEIARSPVVTVMGHVDHGKTSLLDAIRSTDVASGEAGGITQHIGAYKVHVTKPDSPAFGREIVFLDTPGHEAFTRMRARGAKITDIVVVVVAADDGVMPQTLEAIDHARAAKVPIIVAVNKIDKPDANPAKVIQQLAARGLQPSNQGGDTEFVEVSAKKRIGLDLLEEMICLVADISAPKAVLDRPAVGTVIEAKLDRGRGAVASILVQNGTLRLGDSYIVGNTFGKIRAMFDDRGRSITEAGPSTPVEILGLESMPDAGDTFLVMADRDKAKGIAQYRKMKEREAQLAKSSRVSLEGLAEQIKQAGMKDLNLILKGDVQGSVEVLADSLQRMSTEKVRVRVLHSGVGAITESDVLLASASNAVVIGFNVRPDRKSAEIAERENVEIRLHSIIYELQDQITKAMYGLLEPVYKENYAGRAEVLQVFKITKVGQIAGCRVTDGLIRRDAQVRVLRDGNEVWKGKISSLKRVKEDVSEVRQGVECGIDLAGFKDIKAGDIIESFTTETLAAELGQNSAVARKAEKAEKERVAAEAAATAHEANA, encoded by the coding sequence ATGAGCAAAGTTCGAATTAACGATCTGGCGCGAGAACTGGAAGTAAAGAGCAGGCCGATTCTCGATGCGCTTGAAGCGATCGGCATTACCGGAAAGACGCACTCCAGCTCCATCGAGGCTGATCAGGCCGAGAGGGTGCGCAGTTATTTCAATGGTGGAAGCCGCACCGCTAGCGCAGGCAGGCAGGCTGTCGAGGCTAAACCAAAGTTTGATCTCTCCAAGGTCTCAAAGCCCGGAGACGCGCTCAAGGCGATTCTCGAGCGCAAGCAAGCTGAGGCCGCCGCCAAGGCCGCGCCGCCGCGTCCCACAGCGGTCGTTGCTGCGCCTCCTCCTGTCTCCGCCCATACCGCACCTGTAGCATCGCGAGTCGTAGCAGCCCCTGCCGTTCCCGTTCCGACGGTGACTGCCTCGGCTTCCGCTCCGGCTGCGGCGCCGGCACCACGGCGTATTGTTCCTCTGCCTCGTCAGGCAGCAAACATTATTACTCCTGCCCCGCCTCCGGTTCCGGCGATTGCAAGCAAACCACCTGTAGGCCCAGTGATCGCTCGACCGCCTGCGGCTGCTCCTGTGTCCGCTCATGCTCCGGCCGTCGTGACTCCGCCTGTCGTCGTTGCACCTCCCGTTGCCGTCAAGCCCGCAGCCGCAGCACCTGTGCCCGCAGCTGCTCCACCGGCATCTACCCCGCAGCCCGCGACCCCCGTAGCCGCTGCTCCTGCGAGCGCACCAGCACCCGAAGCCGCTGAAGCGGTCGTTGAGCCCGCAACGGCACCCGCTCCGGTGGTACCAGCAGGCCCTCCGGCCCGTCGCGTCATCATGCCGCAGACCGGCCCGCGTCCCATCTACACTGCACCGCCGGTCGCTCCTGGAGCTCCGGCCCGCAGCCGTCCGATCTTCGAGCGGCCCCGCCCCCAGTCCCCCGGCGCGCCCGGTTCACGTCCCACCTCCATGGCTCCCGGCGCACGCCGCCCCATGCACCCCACGCGCACCTATCCGGGCGGCCCCAGCGGTCCCGGCGGAGCCCCCGGTCGTCCGGGCTTCGCTCCCGGAGCACCACGTCCCGGCTTTGGAGCTCGCCCTGGTTTTGGCGCGCGTCCCGGCGCACCTGGTGCAGCTCCCGGCGCAATGCCGGGCCCAGGAGAGAAGCCAGGGATGCGTCCTGCGGCGCGTCCGGCGTCTCGCCGCGGCAACCAGCGTTACGAGAAGAGCAAAGAAGGCCCGATGAAGGGCTTCCAGCCGCCATCGCGTTTTGGCGGAGCGCCCGTCTCACGTGAGCCGCTGCCGATCACTCGCACCATCACCGTCACCGAGGGCATCAGTGTCAAGGACCTCGCCGAGAAGCTCGACGTACGCGGCAAGGACCTGATCGCAAGCCTCCTGATGAAGGGCGTTTTTGTCACCGTCAACCAGTCGCTCGAAGGCGAACTGGTCAAGGACGTCGCCCGTCAGTTCGGCGCGGACGCCCAGGTCATCTCGGTTGAAGAGCAGTTGGAGAACGAGGCCATTGAAGGCTTCCTCGAAGACACCACCGGCATGGTCGAAATTGCCCGGTCGCCGGTCGTAACGGTGATGGGCCACGTCGACCACGGTAAGACCTCGCTGCTCGATGCCATCCGTTCCACCGACGTGGCCTCGGGCGAAGCTGGCGGCATCACCCAGCACATTGGAGCCTACAAGGTCCACGTCACCAAGCCAGATTCTCCCGCCTTCGGCCGCGAGATCGTCTTCCTCGACACTCCAGGTCACGAAGCCTTCACGCGAATGCGTGCTCGCGGAGCGAAGATCACCGACATCGTTGTCGTCGTTGTTGCGGCAGACGATGGCGTCATGCCCCAGACCCTCGAAGCCATTGATCACGCGCGCGCCGCCAAGGTGCCGATCATCGTCGCCGTCAACAAGATCGACAAGCCCGACGCAAACCCCGCCAAGGTCATCCAGCAGCTTGCTGCTCGCGGCCTTCAGCCTTCCAACCAGGGTGGCGACACGGAGTTCGTCGAAGTCTCGGCGAAGAAGCGCATCGGCCTCGATCTCCTCGAGGAGATGATCTGCCTCGTAGCCGATATCAGCGCACCCAAGGCTGTTCTGGACCGTCCTGCGGTCGGGACTGTCATCGAAGCCAAGCTCGATCGTGGCCGCGGTGCGGTCGCATCGATCCTCGTCCAGAACGGAACTTTGCGTCTTGGCGATAGCTATATCGTCGGTAACACCTTCGGCAAGATTCGTGCCATGTTCGACGACCGTGGCCGTTCGATCACCGAAGCCGGGCCATCCACCCCGGTCGAGATCCTTGGTCTCGAAAGTATGCCCGACGCTGGTGACACCTTCCTGGTCATGGCCGACCGGGACAAGGCCAAGGGCATCGCCCAGTACCGCAAGATGAAGGAGCGCGAGGCGCAACTCGCCAAGAGCTCCCGCGTCTCGCTCGAAGGCCTCGCCGAACAGATCAAGCAGGCAGGCATGAAGGATCTGAACCTGATCCTCAAGGGCGACGTGCAGGGTTCGGTCGAAGTGCTGGCCGACTCGCTGCAACGCATGTCCACCGAAAAGGTTCGCGTGCGTGTCCTGCACTCAGGCGTCGGCGCTATCACCGAGTCGGACGTGCTGCTCGCATCCGCATCGAACGCCGTTGTCATCGGCTTCAACGTACGTCCCGACCGCAAGTCTGCCGAGATTGCGGAGCGCGAGAACGTTGAGATTCGCCTGCACTCGATCATCTACGAGCTTCAGGATCAGATCACGAAGGCGATGTACGGTCTGCTCGAGCCGGTCTACAAGGAGAACTACGCTGGCCGCGCCGAAGTGTTGCAGGTCTTCAAGATCACGAAGGTCGGCCAGATTGCCGGCTGCCGCGTGACTGACGGCCTCATCAGGCGCGACGCTCAGGTTCGCGTGTTGCGAGACGGCAACGAAGTCTGGAAAGGCAAGATCTCCAGTCTCAAGCGCGTCAAAGAGGATGTCTCCGAAGTCCGTCAGGGCGTCGAGTGCGGTATCGATCTCGCCGGCTTCAAGGACATCAAGGCAGGCGACATCATCGAGTCCTTCACAACCGAAACGCTGGCCGCCGAACTCGGCCAGAACTCAGCCGTCGCACGAAAGGCCGAGAAGGCTGAAAAGGAAAGGGTCGCAGCAGAAGCAGCTGCGACCGCGCATGAAGCCAACGCCTGA
- a CDS encoding acylphosphatase, with protein sequence MVCHYLVKGRVQGVGFRWFVQREASELGLKGWVRNTEEGHVEIVAAGVPEDLAELKVELRKGSRGSRVDAVIEHELAESEGENLGEFNIEGAW encoded by the coding sequence ATGGTCTGTCACTACCTCGTCAAAGGCCGCGTGCAGGGCGTCGGCTTCCGCTGGTTCGTTCAACGGGAAGCTTCCGAACTCGGCCTGAAAGGCTGGGTCCGCAATACCGAGGAAGGCCATGTGGAGATCGTCGCAGCCGGTGTCCCCGAGGATTTAGCAGAGTTGAAAGTCGAGCTGCGCAAGGGTTCACGCGGCAGCCGAGTTGATGCAGTCATTGAACATGAACTTGCCGAGAGCGAAGGCGAAAATCTCGGAGAGTTCAATATTGAAGGAGCCTGGTAG
- a CDS encoding adenine phosphoribosyltransferase — translation MSHNCEPLKELVRTVPDFPKPGILFYDITTLLRDKAGFAQLIDAFAAYYIGKEVDLVLGIEARGFIFGPALAYRLNAGFVPVRKPNKLPAKAARVTYDLEYGTDSLEIHLDAIQPGQRVVIVDDLLATGGTMQATVQLVRQLGGEIAGLGFAVELDFLKGRDKFQEYDVLSLLHYDE, via the coding sequence ATGTCCCACAACTGCGAACCCTTGAAGGAACTCGTACGCACCGTTCCTGATTTCCCCAAGCCGGGAATCCTCTTCTACGACATCACGACGCTGCTCAGGGACAAGGCAGGCTTCGCCCAACTCATTGACGCCTTCGCCGCCTACTACATCGGCAAAGAGGTTGACCTCGTTCTAGGTATCGAGGCCCGCGGCTTCATCTTCGGCCCAGCGTTGGCATACCGCCTCAACGCAGGCTTTGTCCCTGTACGCAAGCCCAACAAGCTGCCCGCCAAGGCAGCCCGCGTTACCTACGACCTCGAATATGGCACAGACTCACTCGAAATCCACCTCGATGCCATCCAGCCCGGCCAACGAGTCGTCATCGTAGACGACCTGCTCGCCACCGGCGGAACGATGCAAGCCACGGTGCAACTGGTTCGCCAACTGGGTGGAGAGATCGCCGGTCTCGGCTTCGCGGTCGAACTCGACTTCCTCAAGGGGCGGGACAAGTTTCAGGAATACGACGTTCTCAGCCTCCTTCACTACGACGAATAG
- a CDS encoding NAD(P)-dependent alcohol dehydrogenase: MKSHGYAAHDKKSPLVPFNFDRREPGPNDVVVEIAYCGICHSDIHQVRDEWGQSIYPMVPGHEIVGHVTAVGSSVTKFKKGDLAGVGVMVDSCRICENCKAEAQPYCVKGMVGTYNARDYKGELTFGGYSNNIVVDEKYTFTISPKLNLAAVAPLLCAGITTYSPLRHWNVGKGKKVGVVGLGGLGHMGLKFAHSFGAHVVQFTTSESKIEDAKKLGADEVVITKDPSALAKHAGSFDFILDCVSAQHNLNDYLNLLRLDGTLCSVGLPEQPLSIAPFAILANRRSLSGSMIGGMAETQEMLDYCAEHNIVSDIELTSIDKLAEAYERVLKGDVKYRFVIDMATLPVK, from the coding sequence ATGAAGTCTCACGGATATGCCGCACACGATAAGAAGTCGCCACTGGTTCCGTTCAACTTTGATCGCAGAGAACCCGGTCCCAATGATGTCGTCGTCGAGATCGCCTATTGCGGCATCTGCCACTCGGACATCCATCAGGTCAGGGACGAATGGGGCCAATCCATCTATCCGATGGTTCCCGGCCACGAAATCGTTGGCCATGTCACTGCAGTAGGCTCGTCGGTGACGAAGTTCAAGAAGGGCGATCTGGCTGGCGTTGGCGTCATGGTCGACTCCTGCCGCATCTGCGAGAACTGTAAAGCTGAAGCTCAGCCCTACTGCGTCAAGGGAATGGTGGGAACCTATAACGCCCGCGACTATAAGGGCGAACTCACCTTTGGCGGCTACTCGAACAACATCGTCGTCGATGAGAAGTACACCTTCACCATCTCGCCCAAGCTGAATCTCGCCGCCGTAGCGCCTCTGCTCTGTGCTGGCATCACCACCTACTCGCCGCTGCGCCACTGGAACGTCGGCAAGGGGAAGAAGGTCGGTGTGGTTGGGCTTGGCGGCCTGGGTCACATGGGATTGAAGTTTGCCCACTCCTTCGGCGCTCATGTCGTCCAGTTCACGACGTCAGAGAGCAAGATCGAGGACGCGAAGAAGCTGGGAGCGGATGAGGTAGTCATCACCAAAGACCCCAGTGCGCTGGCCAAACACGCGGGTAGCTTCGACTTCATTCTGGACTGCGTTTCTGCGCAGCACAATTTGAACGACTATCTCAACCTGCTGCGGCTCGATGGTACGCTCTGCTCGGTCGGCTTGCCAGAACAGCCATTGTCCATCGCTCCGTTTGCGATTCTCGCAAACCGCCGCTCGTTGTCGGGATCGATGATCGGCGGCATGGCCGAGACGCAGGAGATGCTGGACTATTGCGCCGAGCACAACATCGTCTCGGACATCGAACTGACGTCCATCGACAAACTGGCTGAGGCTTACGAGCGTGTTCTGAAGGGTGACGTCAAGTATCGCTTCGTCATCGATATGGCAACACTGCCCGTGAAGTAA
- the efp gene encoding elongation factor P, with the protein MSIPATQMRPGMVIKYKDDLHMVFSVEHRTPGNLRAFIQAKLRNVRTGAMFTERFRSPDPIDRVFVDEVKMEYLYNDGDDYYFMDDKFEQTMLKRETLGDAVDYLMPNLTIGVSYHDGKAVGIELPLVVEMTVVETEPGIKSATASSVTKPAKLETGLVVQVPPFINEGEKIRVDTAEGAYMSRA; encoded by the coding sequence ATGTCGATTCCCGCCACGCAGATGCGACCGGGCATGGTTATCAAGTACAAAGACGACCTTCATATGGTCTTCTCCGTCGAACATCGCACGCCGGGTAACCTCCGCGCCTTCATCCAGGCCAAGCTGCGCAACGTCCGCACCGGAGCGATGTTCACCGAGCGCTTCCGCTCGCCTGATCCCATCGACCGCGTCTTCGTAGACGAAGTCAAGATGGAGTACCTTTACAACGATGGCGATGACTATTACTTCATGGACGATAAGTTCGAGCAGACCATGCTGAAGCGTGAGACCTTGGGCGACGCGGTCGACTACCTCATGCCCAATTTGACGATTGGCGTGAGCTACCATGATGGCAAAGCGGTCGGCATCGAGCTTCCGCTGGTGGTCGAGATGACCGTGGTGGAGACCGAGCCGGGCATCAAGTCGGCAACGGCGTCTTCCGTCACCAAACCTGCCAAGCTGGAAACGGGGCTGGTAGTACAGGTTCCCCCGTTCATCAACGAGGGTGAAAAGATCCGCGTAGACACTGCCGAAGGCGCATACATGAGCCGCGCCTAG